The following proteins are encoded in a genomic region of Nitratireductor sp. GISD-1A_MAKvit:
- a CDS encoding GNAT family N-acetyltransferase — translation MPVETRPPKKGELDALVAIENAAFSGDRLSRRSLRHLIGTASAIACVAEEGGRITGYAVALSRRNSRKVRLYSIAVDPAAVGRGVASALLGAIERMASEKGGSTVCLEVREDNPVAIRLYERMGYRQFGRYENYYQDRMDALRFEKSLHPTDMENDPK, via the coding sequence ATGCCAGTTGAGACAAGGCCGCCCAAGAAAGGTGAACTGGATGCTCTGGTAGCGATAGAAAATGCCGCTTTTTCAGGCGACAGACTGTCGCGGCGGTCTTTACGTCACCTGATAGGGACAGCGAGTGCTATCGCCTGCGTTGCAGAAGAGGGTGGGCGGATCACAGGCTACGCAGTGGCGCTTTCCCGACGCAACAGCCGGAAGGTGCGCCTTTACTCCATCGCGGTCGATCCTGCCGCGGTTGGTCGTGGTGTTGCTTCAGCATTGCTTGGCGCAATTGAACGTATGGCATCTGAAAAAGGCGGTTCCACCGTTTGCCTTGAAGTGCGGGAAGATAATCCGGTGGCTATCCGGCTTTATGAACGGATGGGATATCGACAGTTCGGTCGATATGAGAACTATTATCAGGACCGCATGGATGCGCTTCGTTTCGAAAAATCCCTGCACCCGACGGACATGGAGAACGACCCCAAATGA
- a CDS encoding NUDIX hydrolase, translating into MPTKPKEIRAVSAAVEKEGRFLLVRRGRAPAKGLFAFPGGRVEADESADQALARELLEETGLRLIHASPYREIVLRGDGPEQIYRLTVFCASVEAGEVTAGDDASEAGWFGRREIAAMPLTETTREMIDTLQNKAAR; encoded by the coding sequence TTGCCGACGAAACCAAAGGAAATCCGTGCCGTATCCGCGGCGGTGGAGAAGGAGGGACGTTTTCTGCTGGTGCGCCGGGGCCGCGCCCCCGCAAAGGGACTGTTTGCCTTTCCGGGCGGACGTGTTGAAGCCGATGAGAGTGCGGATCAGGCCCTCGCGCGCGAGCTTCTGGAGGAAACAGGGTTGCGCCTTATCCATGCCAGCCCCTACCGGGAGATCGTCCTGCGAGGTGATGGCCCCGAGCAGATCTATCGCCTGACCGTGTTCTGCGCCTCGGTTGAGGCAGGTGAGGTCACCGCTGGCGACGATGCGAGCGAGGCCGGCTGGTTCGGGCGGCGCGAGATTGCAGCAATGCCACTCACCGAAACCACACGAGAAATGATCGATACACTGCAGAACAAAGCGGCTCGATGA
- a CDS encoding mechanosensitive ion channel family protein: MDQGTEKLIVSAAAGWDFAESLISNYAFSVLGALLIFVFGILFAGLLQRWVKHMLGEVCGLDVTLTSFLSKLARYAVLMLVCVSILAQFGVQTASIVAMLGAAGLAIGLALQGTLQNVAAGLMLLLLKPFNVGDYVVASGVAGHVESLGVFATEFKTDGGLLVVAPNSSLWNTFVTNHSRNEMRRNEVTISIRADDDIDRAQETMIEIAKADERVLDTPLPEAFVSSLDGCAVEMTLHYWVATPDWWQVSCDMNKAVRQTFNASGFTTPYPRYEISQLPADKRVRLPAASTKREQLA; this comes from the coding sequence ATGGATCAAGGAACGGAAAAGCTTATCGTATCTGCGGCAGCCGGTTGGGATTTTGCCGAATCTTTAATTTCAAATTATGCGTTTTCGGTGCTTGGCGCTCTGCTGATTTTCGTATTCGGCATACTTTTCGCCGGTTTGCTGCAGCGTTGGGTCAAGCACATGCTCGGCGAAGTATGCGGTCTGGACGTCACTTTGACCTCCTTTCTCTCCAAACTCGCCCGCTATGCGGTTCTGATGCTGGTATGTGTCTCGATTCTGGCGCAGTTTGGCGTTCAGACCGCAAGCATCGTGGCCATGCTCGGTGCAGCAGGTCTTGCCATCGGTCTTGCGTTGCAGGGGACACTGCAAAACGTCGCAGCCGGCCTTATGCTCCTGCTTCTGAAGCCCTTCAATGTGGGGGACTATGTGGTGGCAAGCGGGGTAGCGGGTCACGTGGAATCTCTCGGTGTGTTTGCGACAGAGTTCAAAACCGACGGTGGCCTGCTCGTTGTCGCTCCCAACAGTTCTCTCTGGAACACATTCGTTACAAACCATTCGCGCAACGAGATGCGCAGGAATGAGGTGACGATATCGATCCGGGCCGATGACGACATCGACCGGGCTCAAGAAACGATGATCGAGATCGCCAAGGCAGACGAGCGGGTTCTGGACACGCCCCTGCCCGAGGCATTTGTTTCTTCGCTTGATGGCTGCGCGGTGGAGATGACGCTCCACTACTGGGTGGCAACACCGGACTGGTGGCAGGTGAGCTGCGACATGAACAAGGCAGTACGGCAGACATTCAACGCTTCCGGGTTCACCACCCCCTATCCGCGCTACGAAATTTCACAGCTTCCGGCAGACAAAAGGGTTCGCTTGCCGGCGGCATCCACAAAACGGGAGCAATTGGCATAG
- a CDS encoding mechanosensitive ion channel family protein, with product MTAAQAAWTQVSAFAVSYAFSILGAIILIIAGFIVAGMVEKWVARTLERFPSFDVTLTSFLSKTARYAVLILVGVTVLAQFGVQTASIIAALGAAGLAIGLALQGTLQNVAAGIMLLVLKPFRVGEYVEASGISGTIQTIGLFATEMKTVDGLYILAPNSSLWNTSVTNYSRNAQRRNDLVIGIGYNDDIDLAQETMLALAAGDDRILQDPQPATFVSELGDSAVSVTLRYWTNTADWWQTRLDLTKAAKQAFDEKGISIPFPQRDIHYLPIEKDTAA from the coding sequence ATGACAGCCGCCCAGGCGGCCTGGACCCAAGTCAGCGCGTTTGCTGTATCTTACGCCTTCTCGATTCTCGGCGCCATCATTCTCATCATCGCTGGCTTTATTGTGGCGGGAATGGTGGAGAAATGGGTTGCCCGTACTCTTGAGCGCTTTCCTTCCTTCGATGTGACACTGACCAGTTTTCTGTCCAAAACTGCTCGCTATGCCGTTCTAATCCTCGTTGGTGTCACGGTTCTGGCGCAGTTCGGCGTGCAGACGGCAAGCATCATTGCCGCGCTGGGTGCGGCTGGCCTGGCAATCGGACTGGCCCTTCAGGGCACGTTGCAGAATGTTGCCGCAGGCATCATGCTCCTGGTTCTGAAGCCCTTCCGTGTCGGAGAATATGTGGAAGCGAGCGGCATTTCAGGAACAATCCAGACAATCGGCCTTTTTGCCACCGAAATGAAGACCGTCGACGGACTTTACATACTTGCGCCCAACAGCTCGCTTTGGAACACGTCGGTCACCAACTACTCACGCAATGCGCAACGCCGCAACGATCTCGTTATCGGCATCGGGTATAACGATGATATCGACCTTGCCCAGGAGACAATGCTTGCGCTCGCTGCGGGGGATGACCGGATACTGCAGGATCCGCAGCCGGCAACCTTCGTCTCCGAACTCGGCGATAGTGCGGTCAGCGTCACATTGCGCTACTGGACCAATACCGCTGACTGGTGGCAGACACGGCTCGACCTCACGAAAGCGGCGAAGCAGGCGTTTGATGAAAAGGGCATATCGATCCCCTTCCCCCAGCGCGACATCCACTATCTCCCCATCGAAAAAGACACGGCGGCCTAG
- a CDS encoding SOS response-associated peptidase: MCGRFALTETPEAVQNQLGVADFEPFPPRYNIAPTQPVLMVMSGPPQRPGSNLPPRRSMLVRWGLIPSWTKDPKGLSLLFNARSETAAEKPSFRTAMRHRRTLVPASGFYEWRRAGGGSPEPYWIKPRKGGLIAFAGLAESWAEPGGSEIDTGAILTTAANEDLRGIHHRMPVVIQPQDFERWLDCLNQEPRHVADLLKPAEPGFFEAVPVSDAVNRVANAGPGLQEPVESSRVTGSRKKPAGDDSQLDLF, translated from the coding sequence ATGTGCGGTCGTTTTGCCCTGACGGAAACGCCCGAGGCGGTCCAGAACCAACTGGGCGTTGCTGATTTCGAGCCATTTCCGCCGCGCTACAACATCGCCCCCACACAGCCCGTGCTGATGGTGATGTCCGGACCACCGCAACGACCAGGATCCAACCTGCCGCCACGCAGAAGCATGCTGGTCCGCTGGGGGTTGATACCCTCTTGGACAAAAGACCCGAAAGGTCTTTCGCTGCTCTTCAACGCCCGCTCCGAGACGGCGGCCGAAAAACCGTCGTTTCGTACGGCGATGCGCCATCGCCGCACGCTTGTACCCGCGAGCGGTTTTTACGAATGGCGGCGAGCGGGTGGTGGCTCGCCCGAGCCTTACTGGATCAAACCGCGCAAGGGCGGCCTGATCGCATTTGCGGGGCTCGCCGAAAGCTGGGCGGAGCCCGGCGGCTCGGAGATCGATACCGGTGCCATCCTGACAACCGCGGCAAATGAAGATCTGCGAGGCATTCATCACCGCATGCCCGTGGTCATCCAACCGCAGGATTTCGAGCGCTGGCTGGATTGCCTCAACCAGGAACCCCGGCACGTGGCAGATCTTCTCAAGCCTGCCGAACCCGGTTTTTTCGAGGCAGTGCCCGTTTCGGACGCAGTCAACAGGGTGGCCAATGCCGGCCCCGGCTTGCAGGAGCCCGTAGAAAGCAGTCGCGTCACGGGCTCACGGAAGAAGCCGGCCGGCGACGACAGCCAGCTCGATCTTTTCTAG
- a CDS encoding RimK family protein → MSWVILTGRKSDLDETATPHKIITNRDYLAHPDLFRGQRPKIINLSSSYAYQSRGYYASLLASSRGHRVIPSVETMIDLSARKLYENALPELEQALNRCRAEIGGSFPSSVSVFFGIGPEKAWERFAKLLFDWFRAPLLEVHIRDGEWATITRIGFRPLSRMSPVEKERFTASLQSYTSRQWRDSRTRVPARYSFATLIDPREELPPSSVASLKHWSRVAARMGVEVEPITKKDLPRLANFDALFIRETTSISNHTYRFARRAEQEGMPVIDDPLSMIRCTNKVYLNELMAANRVAVPPTVMIAGAVDLERAADLLGFPLVLKTPDSSFSRGVKKASNMIELRTLALKWLDDSDLLIAQKFLPTTFDWRIGVLDGTPLFSVRYLMAKKHWQIVNHERQGRPDEGGFRSFRLADTPAEVIDAAVRAARCIGRGLYGVDLKETPEGIFVIEVNDNPNLDHGCEDAGEKDAVWTGLTQWFIDRLER, encoded by the coding sequence ATGAGCTGGGTCATCCTGACAGGCAGAAAGAGCGATCTCGATGAGACTGCTACGCCTCACAAGATTATCACAAATCGTGACTATCTGGCCCATCCGGACTTGTTTCGCGGGCAGAGACCCAAAATAATCAACCTCTCGTCCAGTTATGCCTATCAGAGCCGGGGGTATTATGCGTCGCTGCTCGCCAGTTCGCGCGGTCACCGGGTAATCCCGTCGGTCGAAACGATGATCGATCTTTCGGCACGCAAACTCTATGAGAACGCGCTACCGGAGCTCGAACAGGCACTCAATCGCTGTCGCGCAGAGATTGGTGGCAGCTTTCCCTCAAGCGTAAGCGTCTTCTTTGGCATAGGCCCGGAAAAAGCCTGGGAACGCTTTGCAAAGCTTCTGTTCGACTGGTTCCGCGCTCCCTTGCTCGAAGTCCATATCCGCGATGGGGAATGGGCCACGATCACACGCATCGGGTTTCGACCGCTCTCACGAATGAGTCCTGTGGAGAAGGAGCGGTTCACCGCCTCACTTCAAAGCTATACGAGCCGGCAGTGGCGCGACAGCAGAACCCGGGTTCCCGCACGATACAGTTTTGCCACACTGATCGATCCCCGTGAGGAACTGCCGCCATCGAGTGTTGCATCACTCAAGCACTGGTCGCGCGTGGCCGCCCGCATGGGGGTTGAGGTCGAGCCGATCACGAAGAAGGATCTGCCGCGGCTTGCGAATTTCGATGCTCTCTTCATTCGAGAAACCACTTCCATCTCCAATCACACCTACCGCTTCGCCCGCCGGGCCGAACAGGAGGGAATGCCGGTTATTGACGACCCGCTATCGATGATCCGGTGTACCAACAAGGTTTACCTCAACGAGCTCATGGCCGCCAACCGGGTAGCGGTCCCTCCCACAGTGATGATCGCCGGTGCTGTTGACCTCGAGCGTGCTGCCGATCTGCTTGGGTTTCCACTTGTTCTCAAGACACCGGACAGTTCGTTTTCGCGTGGTGTGAAGAAGGCCTCGAATATGATTGAGCTTCGCACGCTGGCCTTGAAATGGCTCGATGATTCCGACCTGCTTATCGCCCAGAAATTTTTGCCGACAACGTTCGACTGGCGCATTGGCGTCCTCGATGGCACGCCGCTGTTTTCGGTCCGGTATCTTATGGCAAAGAAGCACTGGCAGATCGTCAACCATGAGCGGCAGGGACGGCCCGATGAAGGAGGTTTCCGTTCGTTCAGGCTTGCCGATACCCCTGCAGAGGTGATTGACGCTGCGGTGCGGGCAGCGCGTTGCATCGGGAGAGGGCTATATGGCGTCGACCTGAAGGAAACGCCGGAGGGCATCTTCGTCATCGAAGTCAACGACAACCCCAATCTGGATCACGGCTGCGAAGATGCGGGGGAGAAAGATGCCGTCTGGACCGGTCTTACCCAGTGGTTCATCGATCGCCTGGAGCGATAG
- a CDS encoding DUF2799 domain-containing protein produces MQAMRCGKFIAGLTMMLAMSACATLNESECETVNWGDLGRGDGAAGRSVSYVQRHREACMKYDLPVDENAWRSGWEAGIRRYCTAENGLSEGREGRGYANSCPAEIAPAFENAYRVGKRVHDAQSEYDRLKSELEQLYDDLEDAPKGDERRKVRNRITLRESDLFLAEGRLRDAERLYDRYLYEEAAGRY; encoded by the coding sequence ATGCAGGCAATGCGGTGCGGAAAATTCATCGCCGGTTTGACGATGATGCTGGCAATGTCGGCATGTGCGACGCTCAATGAAAGCGAATGTGAAACGGTGAACTGGGGAGATTTGGGGCGCGGTGATGGCGCTGCCGGCCGCAGCGTGTCTTATGTTCAGCGGCATCGCGAAGCCTGTATGAAATACGATCTGCCGGTGGATGAAAATGCCTGGCGTTCCGGCTGGGAAGCGGGCATTCGTCGCTACTGCACGGCAGAAAACGGTCTGAGCGAAGGGCGTGAGGGGCGCGGCTATGCCAACTCTTGCCCGGCCGAAATCGCGCCGGCCTTTGAAAATGCATATCGGGTGGGCAAACGCGTGCACGATGCACAGTCCGAATATGATCGTCTGAAGAGCGAACTCGAACAGCTCTACGACGACCTCGAAGACGCGCCCAAGGGCGACGAGCGTCGCAAGGTGCGCAACCGGATAACGCTGAGAGAATCCGACCTGTTCCTGGCGGAAGGGCGGTTGCGCGATGCCGAGCGCCTCTACGACCGCTATCTCTATGAGGAAGCGGCAGGGCGTTACTAG
- a CDS encoding MFS transporter: MTRQRSIQSASSTPFPWLIVVCGCLIAAINFGPRSAMGFFQLPMLAETGWDRTTFGLAMAIQNLLWGVGQPVFGAIADRFGTWRVLALSAILYAVGLLMMSIPTHVGMLHIGGGVLVGLGVAGGGFGIILAAFARSTPAEKRSMIFGLGTAAGSAGMFIFAPITQGLITAFGWSDALVYMGIAMLIVPVLAIPLVGNATTARDRSEVFEQTVRQALQEAFSHRSFILLVSGFFVCGFQVAFITAHFPAYLGDIGIDARYAVIALALIGFFNIIGSLASGYIGQRHSKPAFLALIYIARSIAVTAFLLLPQTPTSVIIFAIVMGLLWLSTVPPTNALVAIMFGTGHLGLLGGLVFFSHQIGSFLGVWLGGYLYDMFGSYDPVWWLGVVLGLFAALVHWPIKETAVTRPGLTPAQ, encoded by the coding sequence ATGACCCGACAACGCAGCATCCAATCGGCATCTTCAACCCCCTTTCCGTGGCTTATCGTCGTGTGTGGCTGCCTGATTGCGGCCATCAATTTCGGCCCTCGCTCCGCGATGGGCTTTTTTCAGCTCCCCATGCTGGCCGAGACCGGCTGGGACCGCACGACATTCGGCCTCGCCATGGCGATACAGAACCTGCTCTGGGGAGTGGGGCAGCCGGTTTTCGGCGCCATTGCCGACCGGTTCGGCACATGGAGGGTCCTTGCGCTATCGGCCATTCTTTATGCGGTCGGCCTTTTGATGATGTCGATCCCCACCCATGTGGGGATGCTTCACATTGGCGGTGGCGTTCTCGTGGGGCTGGGTGTCGCCGGTGGAGGCTTTGGCATCATTCTTGCCGCATTTGCGCGCAGCACCCCGGCCGAGAAGCGCAGCATGATTTTTGGGCTTGGCACGGCTGCCGGTTCGGCCGGCATGTTCATCTTCGCGCCCATAACGCAAGGCCTCATCACGGCATTCGGCTGGTCCGACGCACTGGTCTATATGGGCATCGCGATGCTGATCGTCCCCGTGCTTGCCATTCCGCTGGTTGGCAATGCGACCACCGCCAGAGACCGGAGTGAGGTGTTCGAACAGACGGTGCGGCAGGCCTTGCAGGAAGCCTTTTCCCATCGCAGTTTCATTCTTCTGGTTTCCGGATTTTTCGTATGCGGATTTCAGGTGGCTTTCATTACCGCGCACTTTCCCGCCTATCTTGGAGATATCGGGATCGATGCCCGCTATGCAGTGATAGCCCTGGCCCTTATCGGTTTTTTCAACATTATCGGATCCCTGGCTTCGGGATATATCGGCCAGCGCCACTCCAAGCCCGCATTTCTGGCCCTGATCTATATCGCGCGCTCGATTGCCGTCACTGCGTTCCTTCTGCTTCCCCAAACACCCACAAGCGTGATCATCTTCGCTATCGTGATGGGGCTTTTGTGGCTCTCCACGGTTCCCCCGACGAATGCTCTGGTGGCGATCATGTTCGGCACCGGTCATCTGGGACTTCTGGGAGGCCTCGTGTTTTTCTCTCACCAGATCGGTTCGTTTCTGGGTGTTTGGCTTGGCGGCTATCTATATGACATGTTTGGAAGCTACGATCCGGTCTGGTGGCTGGGCGTTGTCCTTGGCCTCTTCGCTGCCCTCGTGCACTGGCCAATCAAGGAAACCGCGGTAACCCGTCCCGGGTTGACCCCGGCACAGTAA
- a CDS encoding YfbR-like 5'-deoxynucleotidase: MPEDRAWQRMLSGRRLDLLNPSPLDIEISDIAHGLARVARWNGQTEGDHAFSVAQHSLLVEDIFRMIVRDATPEHSLAALLHDAPEYVIGDMISPFKATLGDDYKSVERRLQHAIHLRYSLRPELPAALRKQIKRADQIAAFHEATQLAGFDSSEAARFFGRPRGIAPHTIRLVPLPARKAQDAFLQRFEQIEEIIINKTGKL; the protein is encoded by the coding sequence ATGCCAGAGGACCGCGCCTGGCAGAGAATGCTGTCCGGTCGACGGCTGGACCTCCTGAACCCCTCCCCGCTGGATATCGAGATCAGCGACATCGCCCACGGCCTCGCGCGCGTTGCCCGCTGGAATGGCCAGACCGAAGGAGACCACGCCTTCTCCGTGGCGCAGCATTCGCTTCTGGTTGAAGACATATTCCGGATGATTGTCCGTGACGCCACGCCGGAGCACTCACTGGCCGCGCTCCTGCACGACGCGCCGGAATATGTGATCGGCGACATGATCTCCCCGTTCAAGGCGACACTGGGCGACGACTACAAATCCGTCGAGAGGCGGCTGCAGCACGCAATACATCTCCGGTATTCGCTTCGCCCCGAACTGCCTGCAGCGCTCAGGAAGCAGATAAAACGCGCCGATCAGATTGCGGCGTTTCATGAAGCCACCCAGCTCGCAGGTTTTGACAGCTCCGAAGCTGCCCGCTTCTTCGGGCGTCCGCGCGGCATTGCTCCCCACACCATCCGGCTGGTTCCGCTCCCTGCCAGAAAAGCTCAGGATGCATTCCTCCAGCGTTTTGAACAAATTGAGGAAATAATAATAAATAAAACAGGTAAACTTTAA
- a CDS encoding TIGR02301 family protein — translation MQKSLLVSVLLLAVVAAPLSLRANEVSYEAPLLRLAETLGSVHYLRNLCGEKSETWRGRMEELLATEDPSPARREKLVASFNRGYRAFAGTYENCTDQALRAIDHYMTEGARLSTEIVQRYGN, via the coding sequence ATGCAAAAATCACTGTTGGTTTCAGTTCTCCTCCTGGCCGTTGTTGCAGCGCCGCTTTCCCTGCGCGCCAACGAAGTCAGCTACGAGGCGCCCCTTCTGCGGCTTGCTGAAACACTCGGATCGGTTCACTACCTGCGCAATCTCTGCGGTGAGAAGAGCGAAACCTGGCGCGGCAGGATGGAAGAGCTTCTGGCAACCGAGGATCCCAGCCCCGCGCGTCGCGAAAAGCTCGTTGCAAGTTTCAACCGTGGTTACCGCGCTTTTGCCGGGACCTACGAAAACTGCACCGACCAGGCACTGAGAGCCATTGATCACTACATGACCGAAGGTGCACGCCTCTCGACAGAGATCGTGCAGCGATACGGAAACTGA